TAAATGACTTTTAGTTGTATATACTTTGATTTTGTGTTTTTTAGATAAAATATTAGCTGCAAGTTTTAAAAAAACTAAGGATTTAGATCTATTATCCCTCCCCAAAACAATACCCTCTTTTTTAATATTTGGATATTTTTTAAGTAAATACAAAGCAAAACCATCAACTACACGATATACATGTTTGATGTTTAATTTATCAATACCAGATCCTAAAATACCGCGCATTCCTGCTGTGCCAAAAACTAACATTTTTCTTCTCCTAACTTAATAGTTTATTTAATTTTTTTACACTAAAATTTAAAGTTAAATATGAACCTGAAACCAATACATCAGCACCTGATTCAAAACATAATTTAGCTGTTTTATCATTAATACCACCATCTACCTGGATTATAACATCTAAATTATTATCTTTTATATATTGTTTTGCTTTTTTAATTTTATCTAATGATTCAAAAATAAAACTTTGCCCACCTGCACCTGGCTCTACCGACATTATTAGAAGTAATTTTATTTTTTTTAAAAAAGGAATGATTTGTTCAAATGGGGTTTCTGGTTTAATAGAAAGACCAATTTTAATTTTATCTTCATATTTTTTTATTAAGTTTAAAATATTATTTTTATTTTCAAAAGCTTCATAGTGTATTGTTGCATAATCAACTAAATTAATTGATTTTTCAATAATTATTTCAGGATTAAAAGCCATTATGTGGATGTCCATAATATGTTTAGGAACATGTTTTTTGATGTTGGCAATTTCATCTATTTCTATTGCTCTATTAGGTACAAATTTAGCATCCATGTAATCATAATGAATTCAATCGATCTTGCTTTTTATAAGTAAAAACGCAGTTTCTATTCTTTGATCTTTTGCTAAACTTAAAAGCGATGGACTAATTTTTTTCATCAATTTCTCCTAAAGTTTTTTTTAAAAAAAATAAATAGTTTTCATATCTTTGTTCAGGGATCGAATTTTGTTCAACCATTTTTTTTATTTCACAATTTTTTGTTTCTTCTTTGTAATGTAAACATGTATTAAATTTACATTTATTTAAATTTTCCTGAAAAATTTTAAAACTTTTTGCTAGTGAATTTTTATCTAAATCAATTTCAAAAAAAGAAAAACCAGGCGTATCTATAATTTGCCCATCATTTCAATCAACAATTTGCACAACTCTTGTTGTGTGTTTGCCTCTATTTAAATAAAAAGAAATTTCATTAGTTTCATACTGTTTATTTGACAATAAATTAATTGTAGTGGTTTTTCCAACCCCTGTTTGACCCATGAAAACACTAATTTTATCTTTAAAAATATTTTTAAGTTGATTAATAATTTCTTCAGTTGGTTTTTTATTATTATTAAAATAAATTTCATAATTCATTTTAATATAATCAGATAATATTTCTTTGTAATTACTTACTAAATCAACTTTTGTAATAATTATAATTGGTTTTATATTTTTAGATTCAGCAATTAATAAAAATTTATCTAATAACAAACTAGAAAATTTTGGTTGCTCAATTGAACAAACAATAATAACTTGATCAACATTTGCTATTTTTGGTCTTACAAAAAAATTTTTTCTTTCAAAAATAAATTCAACAAAACCTTTAGGAGAAAATTCAACAATATCACCTACAACTGGATTAACTCCTTGCTGTCTTAGCTTGCCACTCCCTCTTAATCTATGCTCTATTTTGTTTTCATCTAAAACATCATAAAAACCGGCAATAACTCTTACAACTTGACCTTTCATCTATTTTGAACCACCTATATAAAGTAAAATAATTATTACTATAATAATTATAATAATTATTGCTATTGAAATGATTAAAATTAAAAATCATTTGTTAGATTCTAATAAATTTACTATTTTTTTAGGTTTTTCTTCTTTAAAAGAAATTTCTTGCTCATTTTTTCTATTTTCATCAAGACATGTGTCGAGATCATTATAAAATTCCAACATATTGTTGTAACGATCTTTAGGATTTTTAGCTAATGCTTTTAAAATAACATTAATTAATCCATTAGAAGTAGTTGGTTTTAAACTTTTTATTCTAGGGACTGGTGCTTTTCTATGTTTGTCTAAAATTTCAATAAAATTTTCTCCATCAAAAGGTACACGACCTAAAAGCATTTGATAAATAGTAATGCCTAATGAATAGACATCAATTTTTATAGATGATTTTTCTCTTTTATAAGTAGAAATTTCCCCAGGTATATAGTGAGGACTTCCTACAACTTTTTGTTCCCCAGTAACCCTTTTAGTTTTATCATCAATCGCTATACCAAGATCTACAATTTTAATTTCATTTAAATTAGTTATCATAATATTTGTATCTTTAATATCACGATGATTCGCATTTACATCATGAATTGCTTTAAGTCCTAAAGCAATTTGTTTTGCATACTCAACAGTATCTTCTTCGTTTAAACTACCTGATTCTTCAATTTTATTTTTTAAAGTTACACCTTCTACAAACTCCATTGAAATTCAAAATTCCTGATTCAATTCATCAAAACATGTATCATAAATTTTTGCTACATACAAAGATTTAACTTTTTCATGAATTCTTATTTCTTCTTTAAAACGTTTAATAGAAACATTTTTATCAACAATAGTAGGTTTAATTAATTTAATTGCACAAGGTAAATTATCTTTTTTTCTTATTGCATAATAAACACTAGCCATACCACCTTGAGCAATTAAATTAAAAACTTGATAATTTTCATTTAATTTTTTTGCTTTATGAACATTCATTTTACAACCTTAAAAGTGCAATGGATAAATTATCATTTGAATCATTTTTCAATGATTTTTCTATTATTTTTTCACATTGTTTTTTTACACTAAAACCACTATTGACTAAAAGTGATTCAAATTCATTGTATTCAATAAAATCATGAACACCATCAGAAGTTAAAACAAAATATTTGTAGTCATCAATATTATTTAATGATAAAAAATCTAATTTCATTTGTTTTGTAGGGCCAATTGATGACATTAAAAAATGTCAACCATTAACCTTAATAGCTGTTTCAAAACTATATTTTTTTTCATCTATCAAATAATTTAAATAGTTTTGATCTTTGGTTAATTGTATTAATGTATCATCAACACAATAAGCTCTAGAGTCGCCTACGTTTGCTATAAACGCTTTTTTTTCTTTTTTGTAAATCAAAATGGCAACTAATGTTGTACCCATGTCACTATAATTTGGATTTTTTTTTGCATATTCCGTCATTTTAACTAATGTTTTTTGAATTCCTAAATTAAATCAGTCTAATACTAAATCTTCTTTTGCTTTAGGTAAAGGACCCTTAAATAATTTATCAAATTCATCTAATGTGATTTTAGAAGCTATTTGCCCACCAAAATGACCGCCCATACCATCACATAAAATCATTAAAATATTGTTGCTGCTTTCTAAAATATTAACTTTATCTTGATTATCTTTTCTTGTCCCTATTTCAGAAATTGTTTTGTATTTAACCATTTATTTCACCTAGAATTATATCTTTTATTTTTTTAGCTGCAACTTGCAAATTATCATTTATAACAACATAAGAAAAACTATTTTTTTGTTTTAGTTCTTCTTTTGCTTTTTTAATTCTTTTTTCAATTTGCTCTGAAATTTCAGTTCCTCTTTCTTTAATTCTTTTTCTCAACTCTTTAATAGATGGCGGCATTATAAAAATAGAAATCAAATCTTTTTGTTTGTTTTGTTTAACAAAATGCTCAAATATATTTAGAGCTCCATAGGTTTCTATTTCTAAAATAGGAATTGAACCTTCATTTTGGATTTTAGTAATTTCACTATATAAAGTTCCATAATAATTATCAAAATGAAGATTTCATTCTATAAATTCATTATTTTTTATTTTTTCTTCAAATTCTTCTTTGGATATAAAGTAATAGTGAAAACCTTCTTTTTCACCTATTCTAGGTTTCCTAGTTGTGGCAGAGCATGAAAGTTTAAGTTTTAATTCAGGAAAAGTAAATAAAATTTTTTCCAATGATCCTTTACCAACGCCCGATGGTCCTGTTAAAATTATTAATTTTTTATTATTCATTCGTTACATCCTTTTTAGTAAAAAAATAAATTTGTACTTTTGGGTAATTATTATGTTTTATTAATTGAAAATTTGTAAAATTTTGAAGGTTTTTTTCACTTGTTTCAACTATTAACTTTCCATTAGGTGTTAATAAATTTTTGTTAAAAATTTTATTTATTACTTCAATTAATAGCTGAATTTCTTTATAGGGAGGATCAAGAAAAATAAAATCATATTTTTCATTTTGATTTTTATTTAAAAAAGTTAAAGCATCGACATTAAAAAGATTTAAATTTTCTATTTTAAAATTAATTTGATTTTCTTTAATTAATTTAAACATTTTATTATTTATTTCAATAGCATCTACAAAAGACGCGCCACGCGAAATAAATTCAAAAGCTATATTACCTGAACCAGAAAAAAGATCCAAAACTCTAGAACCTGGTATATCAAAATGAATTGATGAAAAAATAGCTTCTTTAATTCTATCACTTGTAGGTCTAGCGATATTTAAGTCAATATTTTTTATTTTCCTACCTTTTAAACTTCCAGCTATTATTCTTAACATTTTGTAATTATACAAAAAAAAACAAATTTTGTTATTTTAAGAATGGTTTTTATTGTATATTTTTTTAGTTTTTTTGGTTTTTTTAAAAAAACAAAACAAATAATATTTTTTTAGAATATACAAATTTTAAAGAATTTTTTATATAATAAAAAAATAGCATATATTAAAAAGTTAAGGAAAAAATGAATGAAAAAATTAATATAGAAATTATTAAAATTTTACTTTATGATCAAACTAGCAAAAAAAATATTATTTGAGCCACAAATGATTATTTAATAAATGATAAAAATTACACAAAAAAATCTGAAATTAGTCTAAATTTATTTCAAAAAAAAGATTTCATTGATATTATTCAACCAAGTTTTATTAAAGATAAAATACTTAAAAAAAACAGAATAAAAGAAAAAGCAGAGGTTTTTACTCCTTCTTGAGTTTGTAATAAGCAAAACAATTTGATTGATGAAAAATGATTTGGTAAAAAAAATGTTTTTAATAGAGAAATTGGCAAAAAATGAAAAACAAATAAAGAAAAAATTATTTTAGAAGAAAGTGTTTGACAAAAATATGTTTTAAGTAAAAGGCTTGAAATTACATGTGGTGAGGCACCTTATATTGTTAGTAGATATGATGTTGTTGAAGGTTCATTAATGGATATTTATGAACTCCATCACTAGAAAGTAAATCTAGAAATTTATAAACTTCCTTTTCATACATAAAACTATTTATTTTACTATCAGGAATTTTTTTGTTATTATCTTTTTCTATTTCACCAGTTCATGTTCTGAAAAACTCCTTAAAACTAAAGGCTTTATCTTCAATTTCAACAAATTTTGAACTTAAATTCAATATTTTAGTTAAATCCACTGTTAAAATGTTCATTTTGGGTAAATTTTCATAAGGATTTGAGTCCCCAAAATGTTTTTTATCTCAATTTTCTTTTTCTCGTTGCTCATCAACATAACTTCAAGTAAAAATTTCATTACTTTCAAGTTTATAAATAGAATTAATATTATCATTTAATAAATTAAAAGGTGTTCCAGATAAAAACAAAACTTTTATATTTGTAGAATAATTCAAGATTTTTTTAATTAAATTTTTACCTATTGATGTTTGTGTACCTTCATGTGCTTCATCAATAATTAAAAAATCTCATTTTTCTTTGAAAATAAATTCATTTTTTTCATATTTTCCGCCCACATCTTTTGATTCTCTTAAATCTTGAATTGAAGCAAAATAAATTTTAGTATTTTTCAATTCTCATTCTTTTTGATTAAAACTGTTTTTGGTAAAATAGCCATATTTATTTTTATTTAAAAAAACTTTGTTAAATTCTTCTTTTCACGATGATTTTAAAATAGGTCTATGAGTAATAATTAAAATTTTTTTAAATTCTTCAATTTCCTTTATTAGAGTTAAAGCAGTAATTGTTTTACCAAAACGCATTTTAGCATTTCAAAGAAAAAAATTTTGTTCATTTCTTAATTTATTGTTTTTTAAAAAAATTTTTTTCGTTTTATCAACAGCATTTCTTTGTTCTTCTCTCAAAACTATAGGTTCTTCTTTAATGTTGCTTATAGTTGTGTTGATAGATGAATAACCTCTCTTTGCTGCTGTTATAGCTTGTAAAGCATCTTCTAGACTACACTTAAATCATTCTTTAGAACTACTTAAAGGTAAAGGGTGAATTTCTGAATTTTTCAAAATTTTGTGAATATCTTTATCACTTTTAAAATTTTGTGCAATTTCTGTGTGCAAAAGCTCGAATTCTAGACCACTCGTACCAACATAATTTTTAATTCTTTGTTTTGCAATTTCATTTAATTTATCATCATTTGGTTGTGTTTTTAAATCAATATTAGTCCCAGAACTTTTACCAATTTTTAATAAGCCTTTATGAGTTTCTGAATTTAAGACTCTTAAAATATAAATAATTGTTGTTGATGTAGTATCAAACATTTTTTACACTCCTTTATTTAATATTTTTTTAAATTCTAAAATATTTTCTTGTAAATTTTCTTGTCATAAATTAATTTTTGAACTTATTCCTAAGTGATTTGTGTTGTTATTTTTATGGCAAGCTTCACATTTTAAAAAATTGAATTTGTTTTGGTCAAAAAGATCTATTTGCTTGCTTTTTTTCTCACATGAAAAAGGAATGACAAATTTAAGACCATCCATTTGCCAAAAATTTCATGAAATAATTTCGGCTATTTCTTTTTGTTTTTTTTGTGAAGGTTTTCTATTAAATTTATTTAAATAATATTCTATAAAACTAAGAAATAAATTTTTTCTTGCAATATATAAATTATCACCTTGAAATTCAAAACCATATATTGACATAAAAGCTTTTTTTACTCAAAAATATCATTTTTTTTTACTTGAGTTATCATTAATAATTCTTATTTTCCGGTCTAAAATACCTATTCGTTCATTAATATCCATTTTCAAACTCAGAGTATAGAGAAAAATTCAAGCATACACTATGAATGGTACCTGGTGTTAAAGCTGCAAAAGCTTTAGTTGATTTATTAAGAATACATCCAAAATTTTCAGAATATGAAATTGTAAATGTTGCTGGCGAAGGTGATCAAAATGAAGAACTTTTGAATGCTTTAGAAAAGGTTAATAAAGCTATTGGTAAAGATCCAGATAAAACTAAAACAATAACCATTTCATGTGGTAGATTAACAACAGGTGTTACTGTCCCTGCCTGAACAGCTGTTTTGATGTTATCAGGTTCTACTAGTACATCTGCAAGTAGTTATTTACAAACTATTTTTAGAGTTCAAAATCCAGCAATAATTGGTGGAAAAATGAAAAAAAATTCTTATGTTTTTGATTTTGCGCCTGATAGAGTTTTAAAAATTATTGTTGAATCTATGAAGGTTTTAAACAACAATGGAAATAATGGAAATAATAATGATGCATTAAGTGAATTTTTAAATTTTTGTCCTGTTATTGGTTATAAAGGCGCAGAAATGACCAAATATCAAACTGAGGATTTAGTAAATCAAGTTTATAATGTTATGATTGAAAAAATTGTAAAAAATGGTTTCGATGATATTAACTTGTTTGATAAAAATTCTTTTTCATGTACTAAAGATGAATTAATTTCGTTTGAAAAATTAAAAAATATTTTAAAAGCAAACAAAAATATATTAAATCAAAATGTTCAAATTAATAAACATGATTTAGATATAGAAATTCATTCTAAAAAAATTAATGAACTAAAAGAAAAATTTATTTCTGAAGAACAACAAGAAATAAAAAGAAAAAATAATTTAAAGTACAAAGCAATTTTGATATTAAGAAACATAGCTATAAGAATTCCTTTGATGATTTATGGACTTAATACCAAGAAAATAGAAACATTAGATATTCAAAACTTTAGTTCTTTATTTGATGAAGAATCATGAAATGAATTTATGCCCAAAGGTATAACAAAAGAACATTTTAACGATTTTACCAAATATTTTAACAAAGATATTTTTGTTGCTGCTGCTAAAAAAATACATATGAAATTAGAATTCATAAAAAATTTA
This Mesomycoplasma neurolyticum DNA region includes the following protein-coding sequences:
- a CDS encoding ribulose-phosphate 3-epimerase; its protein translation is MKKISPSLLSLAKDQRIETAFLLIKSKIDWIHYDYMDAKFVPNRAIEIDEIANIKKHVPKHIMDIHIMAFNPEIIIEKSINLVDYATIHYEAFENKNNILNLIKKYEDKIKIGLSIKPETPFEQIIPFLKKIKLLLIMSVEPGAGGQSFIFESLDKIKKAKQYIKDNNLDVIIQVDGGINDKTAKLCFESGADVLVSGSYLTLNFSVKKLNKLLS
- the rsgA gene encoding ribosome small subunit-dependent GTPase A — translated: MKGQVVRVIAGFYDVLDENKIEHRLRGSGKLRQQGVNPVVGDIVEFSPKGFVEFIFERKNFFVRPKIANVDQVIIVCSIEQPKFSSLLLDKFLLIAESKNIKPIIIITKVDLVSNYKEILSDYIKMNYEIYFNNNKKPTEEIINQLKNIFKDKISVFMGQTGVGKTTTINLLSNKQYETNEISFYLNRGKHTTRVVQIVDWNDGQIIDTPGFSFFEIDLDKNSLAKSFKIFQENLNKCKFNTCLHYKEETKNCEIKKMVEQNSIPEQRYENYLFFLKKTLGEIDEKN
- a CDS encoding serine/threonine-protein kinase, yielding MNVHKAKKLNENYQVFNLIAQGGMASVYYAIRKKDNLPCAIKLIKPTIVDKNVSIKRFKEEIRIHEKVKSLYVAKIYDTCFDELNQEFWISMEFVEGVTLKNKIEESGSLNEEDTVEYAKQIALGLKAIHDVNANHRDIKDTNIMITNLNEIKIVDLGIAIDDKTKRVTGEQKVVGSPHYIPGEISTYKREKSSIKIDVYSLGITIYQMLLGRVPFDGENFIEILDKHRKAPVPRIKSLKPTTSNGLINVILKALAKNPKDRYNNMLEFYNDLDTCLDENRKNEQEISFKEEKPKKIVNLLESNKWFLILIISIAIIIIIIIVIIILLYIGGSK
- a CDS encoding PP2C family protein-serine/threonine phosphatase, whose product is MVKYKTISEIGTRKDNQDKVNILESSNNILMILCDGMGGHFGGQIASKITLDEFDKLFKGPLPKAKEDLVLDWFNLGIQKTLVKMTEYAKKNPNYSDMGTTLVAILIYKKEKKAFIANVGDSRAYCVDDTLIQLTKDQNYLNYLIDEKKYSFETAIKVNGWHFLMSSIGPTKQMKLDFLSLNNIDDYKYFVLTSDGVHDFIEYNEFESLLVNSGFSVKKQCEKIIEKSLKNDSNDNLSIALLRL
- the gmk gene encoding guanylate kinase: MNNKKLIILTGPSGVGKGSLEKILFTFPELKLKLSCSATTRKPRIGEKEGFHYYFISKEEFEEKIKNNEFIEWNLHFDNYYGTLYSEITKIQNEGSIPILEIETYGALNIFEHFVKQNKQKDLISIFIMPPSIKELRKRIKERGTEISEQIEKRIKKAKEELKQKNSFSYVVINDNLQVAAKKIKDIILGEING
- the rsmD gene encoding 16S rRNA (guanine(966)-N(2))-methyltransferase RsmD, whose product is MLRIIAGSLKGRKIKNIDLNIARPTSDRIKEAIFSSIHFDIPGSRVLDLFSGSGNIAFEFISRGASFVDAIEINNKMFKLIKENQINFKIENLNLFNVDALTFLNKNQNEKYDFIFLDPPYKEIQLLIEVINKIFNKNLLTPNGKLIVETSEKNLQNFTNFQLIKHNNYPKVQIYFFTKKDVTNE
- a CDS encoding DEAD/DEAH box helicase family protein; translation: MFDTTSTTIIYILRVLNSETHKGLLKIGKSSGTNIDLKTQPNDDKLNEIAKQRIKNYVGTSGLEFELLHTEIAQNFKSDKDIHKILKNSEIHPLPLSSSKEWFKCSLEDALQAITAAKRGYSSINTTISNIKEEPIVLREEQRNAVDKTKKIFLKNNKLRNEQNFFLWNAKMRFGKTITALTLIKEIEEFKKILIITHRPILKSSWKEEFNKVFLNKNKYGYFTKNSFNQKEWELKNTKIYFASIQDLRESKDVGGKYEKNEFIFKEKWDFLIIDEAHEGTQTSIGKNLIKKILNYSTNIKVLFLSGTPFNLLNDNINSIYKLESNEIFTWSYVDEQREKENWDKKHFGDSNPYENLPKMNILTVDLTKILNLSSKFVEIEDKAFSFKEFFRTWTGEIEKDNNKKIPDSKINSFMYEKEVYKFLDLLSSDGVHKYPLMNLQQHHIY